A genomic window from Cricetulus griseus strain 17A/GY chromosome 4, alternate assembly CriGri-PICRH-1.0, whole genome shotgun sequence includes:
- the LOC100759355 gene encoding olfactory receptor 2L13 has product MEKWNQSSSDFTLLGLFPQNQTGLLLLLLIIFVFSLALVGNSTMIHLIRVDPRLHTPMYFLLSQLSLMDLMDVSTIVPKMAFNFLSGQKNITLLSCGVQAFFFMTMAGSEGLLLASMAYDRFVAICHPLHYPVRMSKMMCLKMIIGSWTLGAINSLAHTVYALHIPYCHSRSINHFFCDVPAMLPLACMDTWVYEYMVFVSTTLFLPLPFLGITASYGRVLFSVFHMRSKEGKKKAFTTCSTHLTVVTFYYVPFAYTYLRPRSLRTPTEDKILAVFYTILTPMLNPIIYSLRNKEVLGAMTRVFGMFSFMKT; this is encoded by the coding sequence ATGGAGAAATGGAATCAGAGCTCAAGTGATTTCACTTTGTTAGGGTTGTTTCCACAAAACCAGACAGGCCTTCTGCTTTTGCTGCTCATCATCTTTGTCTTCTCTCTGGCCTTGGTTGGAAACTCAACAATGATCCACCTCATTCGGGTGGATCCCAGGCTGCACACCCCCATGTACTTTCTCCTCAGTCAGCTCTCTCTCATGGACCTGATGGATGTCTCTACCATTGTTCCTAAAATGGCGTTCAACTTCCTCTCTGGCCAGAAAAACATTACCTTACTGAGCTGTGGAGTTCAAGCCTTTTTCTTTATGACCATGGCAGGTTCTGAGGGcttgcttctggcctccatggcctatgaccgttTTGTGGCCATCTGCCACCCTCTTCATTATCCTGTTCGCATGAGCAAAATGATGTGTCTGAAGATGATCATAGGATCCTGGACACTGGGCGCCATCAACTCTTTAGCACATACGGTCTATGCCCTTCACATTCCTTATTGCCATTCTAGGTCCATCaaccatttcttctgtgatgtcccAGCCATGTTGCCCCTGGCCTGTATGGACACTTGGGTTTATGAGTACATGGTGTTTGTGAGCACAACCCTGTTTCTCCCACTTCCTTTCCTTGGTATCACAGCTTCCTATGGACGGgtcctcttttctgtcttccataTGCGctcaaaagagggaaagaaaaaggccTTCACCACGTGTTCAACTCACTTAACTGTGGTGACATTTTACTATGTACCTTTTGCTTATACTTATCTTCGGCCCAGGAGTCTCCGTACACCCACAGAAGATAAGATTCTGGCTGTCTTCTACACTATCCTCACTCCCATGCTCAACCCCatcatctacagcctgaggaataaGGAAGTCCTGGGGGCCATGACAAGAGTCTTTGGGATGTTCTCTTTCATGAAAACTTGA
- the LOC100763638 gene encoding olfactory receptor 2L13 → MEKWNQSSSDFTLLGLFPQNQTGLLLLLLIIFVFSLALVGNSTMIHLIRVDPRLHTPMYFLLSQLSLMDLMDVSTTVPKMAFNFLSGQKSISIIGCGVQSFFFLTMAGSEGLLLASMAYDRFVAICHPLHYPIRMSKMMCLMMIIGSWTLGSINSLAHTAYALHIPYCHSRAINHFFCDVPAMLPLACMDTWVYEYMVFVSTSLFLLFPFLGITASYGRILFAVFHMRSKEGKKKAFTTCSTHLTVVTFYYAPFVYTYLRPRSLRSPTEDKILAVFYTILTPMLNPIIYSLRNKEVLGAMTRVFGTFSSTKT, encoded by the coding sequence ATGGAGAAATGGAATCAGAGCTCAAGTGATTTCACTTTGTTAGGGTTGTTTCCACAAAACCAGACAGGCCTTCTGCTTTTGCTGCTCATCATCTTtgtcttctctctggctttggttGGCAACTCAACAATGATCCACCTCATTCGTGTGGATCCCAGGCTGCACACCCCCATGTACTTTCTCCTCAGTCAGCTCTCTCTCATGGACCTGATGGATGTCTCAACTACTGTTCCCAAGATGGCATTCAACTTTCTCTCTGGTCAGAAAAGCATTTCTATAATAGGCTGTGGAGTtcaatcctttttctttctgaccATGGCAGGTTCTGAGGGCTTGCTCCTAGcctccatggcctatgaccgttTTGTGGCCATCTGCCACCCTCTTCATTATCCCATTCGCATGAGCAAAATGATGTGTCTGATGATGATCATAGGATCCTGGACACTGGGCTCCATCAACTCTTTAGCACATACAGCCTATGCCCTTCACATTCCTTACTGCCATTCTAGGGCCATTaaccatttcttctgtgatgtcccAGCCATGTTGCCCCTGGCCTGTATGGACACTTGGGTTTATGAGTACATGGTGTTTGTGAGCACAAGCctgtttctcttatttcctttccttggcATCACAGCTTCCTATGGACGTATCCTTTTTGCTGTCTTTCATATGCGGtccaaagagggaaagaaaaaggccTTCACCACATGTTCAACTCACTTAACTGTGGTGACATTTTACTATGCACCTTTTGTCTACACTTACCTTCGACCAAGGAGTCTCCGTTCCCCCACAGAAGATAAGATTCTGGCTGTCTTCTATACTATCCTCACCCCTATGCTCAACCCCatcatctacagcctgaggaataaGGAAGTCCTGGGGGCCATGACAAGAGTCTTTGGGACATTCTCGTCTACAAAAACATGA